One Thermodesulfobacteriota bacterium genomic window carries:
- a CDS encoding methyl-accepting chemotaxis protein gives MLKKLKLKLKLRTKMLVYILSVTTIAFAAAIFIITQQSSTLAGKMAIESATETAGKMAGRVLAELEVGMEAARTLSQSLEGMKKRGVPPRDMIDGILKNVLEQNPSFVGVWTCWEPNALDGRDQDFINAVGHDSTGRYVPHWNKMEGEVDIEPLKDYIEEGKGNYYLLPKKTGKETIIEPYKSKVKGKDVLITTLCVPIKYANTIVGVAGVNMELTKLNEIMSTTKLYDTGYISLISNGALYACHPKKERHGNSFINTNPWAEPYLGDMKSGNGFTADSWSKTAQAFVKRIGMPVEIGKTGTPWLVLASVPKAQVLAGVMKIRNISIAIGIVALVLLVAVVFFVARGIANPIVAASEVIHKVATERDLTIEVPVKGNDEIGEMGREFNNMLHQLSGSFGVVGKSAVDVVKHAEDVAKRAAANKERAEGTVPKVERAADVLGKMGETAGEVASGSSAQKEAAEESTKTTEKLTRAMNLVVESVKAQDQEAKTATERVAEMGETGGQVVALAEKQEKSVKKVNETVSEMAKSVKEMNKASAQATRFGERALKAVEEGSESVAATVDGMRAISESSEQIAEIITVITEIAEQTNLLSLNAAIEAARAGEHGKGFAVVADEVGKLAQRSSEAAKEITQLIKDSANRVSEGTKLSTQSKKALEKIAEGSETNLKAIEEISNAAKLMAESNEKVNAMMEELNVLAIEIGGMAGKQGERRETTQAALEVLVGKSKEIAGMVEQANMDAVAIAGEMEKIAGRTDRMQKLTSMQAERSQQVTSIAEEQAAGAKQTVQGAGQVVEITNELQNLSKELTKQVAQFKIDRSIQAVSGDIS, from the coding sequence ATGTTAAAAAAGCTGAAATTAAAACTCAAATTAAGAACAAAGATGCTGGTTTACATTTTGTCGGTGACCACCATCGCTTTTGCGGCTGCAATTTTTATCATTACTCAACAGTCGTCCACCCTTGCCGGTAAAATGGCCATCGAGAGCGCAACTGAAACCGCCGGCAAGATGGCTGGAAGAGTGCTGGCAGAGCTGGAGGTCGGTATGGAAGCCGCCAGAACACTGTCACAATCTTTGGAGGGTATGAAAAAAAGGGGTGTTCCTCCCAGAGACATGATCGACGGTATTTTGAAAAACGTACTCGAACAGAACCCGTCGTTTGTCGGAGTGTGGACATGCTGGGAACCGAATGCTTTGGACGGCAGGGATCAGGACTTTATTAACGCCGTGGGGCATGACAGTACAGGCCGTTATGTACCTCATTGGAATAAGATGGAGGGAGAAGTCGATATTGAGCCTTTAAAGGACTATATTGAAGAAGGGAAAGGGAACTATTATCTGCTCCCCAAAAAAACAGGAAAAGAGACAATTATCGAGCCTTATAAATCAAAGGTAAAGGGCAAGGATGTGTTAATAACGACTCTGTGCGTTCCCATCAAGTATGCCAATACAATTGTCGGGGTGGCCGGTGTGAATATGGAATTGACTAAACTGAACGAAATTATGTCGACTACCAAACTCTACGACACGGGCTATATTAGTCTGATATCCAATGGGGCACTCTATGCCTGCCATCCAAAAAAGGAAAGACACGGTAATTCTTTTATAAATACCAACCCGTGGGCAGAGCCCTATTTAGGCGACATGAAATCGGGTAACGGTTTTACCGCTGATAGCTGGTCAAAGACGGCGCAGGCGTTTGTTAAAAGGATCGGTATGCCGGTTGAAATCGGAAAGACCGGTACTCCCTGGCTGGTTCTTGCCTCTGTTCCAAAGGCGCAGGTTTTAGCCGGCGTGATGAAAATCAGGAATATCAGTATCGCAATTGGTATTGTCGCGCTAGTGCTACTCGTAGCTGTCGTGTTTTTTGTGGCCAGAGGTATAGCCAATCCGATTGTGGCTGCATCGGAGGTCATCCACAAGGTTGCCACGGAGCGTGACCTCACCATTGAGGTACCGGTGAAAGGCAATGACGAAATCGGTGAAATGGGAAGGGAATTTAACAACATGCTTCACCAGCTCAGCGGTTCTTTCGGGGTGGTGGGGAAATCAGCCGTAGATGTGGTGAAACATGCCGAAGATGTGGCGAAACGAGCTGCGGCCAACAAGGAACGTGCTGAGGGAACGGTGCCGAAAGTGGAAAGGGCTGCCGATGTCCTCGGCAAAATGGGAGAAACGGCCGGTGAAGTCGCTTCAGGATCCTCCGCCCAGAAGGAAGCCGCCGAGGAATCAACCAAAACGACTGAGAAACTTACCAGGGCTATGAATTTGGTGGTGGAATCTGTAAAAGCCCAGGACCAGGAAGCGAAAACGGCGACTGAACGTGTGGCCGAAATGGGGGAAACCGGAGGCCAGGTGGTGGCATTGGCTGAGAAACAGGAAAAATCAGTGAAAAAGGTTAACGAGACTGTGAGTGAAATGGCCAAATCAGTTAAGGAGATGAACAAAGCGTCCGCTCAGGCTACTCGATTCGGGGAAAGGGCACTGAAGGCGGTTGAGGAAGGTTCCGAATCGGTTGCCGCTACGGTTGATGGTATGCGTGCCATTTCCGAATCTTCCGAGCAAATCGCGGAAATCATCACCGTGATCACCGAAATTGCCGAGCAAACCAACCTGCTGTCACTCAACGCTGCTATTGAGGCGGCCCGTGCAGGAGAGCACGGAAAGGGGTTCGCAGTGGTTGCGGACGAAGTTGGTAAACTTGCGCAGCGTTCTTCCGAAGCCGCCAAGGAGATTACGCAGCTTATAAAGGATTCGGCGAACCGTGTTTCCGAAGGAACCAAGCTTTCCACCCAGTCCAAAAAGGCCCTGGAAAAAATTGCTGAGGGCAGCGAGACCAACCTGAAAGCGATCGAGGAAATATCAAACGCGGCAAAACTCATGGCGGAATCTAACGAAAAAGTAAATGCCATGATGGAAGAGCTGAATGTGCTAGCCATTGAAATCGGTGGAATGGCCGGGAAACAGGGTGAGCGGCGTGAAACGACTCAGGCTGCGCTCGAAGTGCTGGTAGGCAAATCAAAAGAAATCGCAGGCATGGTTGAACAGGCAAACATGGATGCTGTTGCCATCGCCGGGGAAATGGAGAAAATTGCCGGACGTACCGACAGAATGCAGAAACTGACCAGCATGCAGGCTGAACGGTCTCAGCAGGTGACGTCTATTGCCGAAGAACAGGCAGCCGGAGCGAAACAAACCGTTCAAGGGGCCGGGCAGGTAGTGGAGATTACAAATGAACTGCAAAACCTTTCAAAGGAATTAACCAAGCAGGTGGCGCAGTTCAAGATCGATAGAAGTATACAGGCAGTTTCCGGAGATATAAGCTGA
- a CDS encoding chemotaxis protein CheB: MSDPYKLLIVDDSRLIRRAVSNIFKDQDKFQVVGEAGNGREALELLPKLNPDVVTLDINMPVMDGLTTLKHIMIKSPTPTVMLSSLTQEGASVTFDALKYGAIDFIPKPSKTNGNSLGEQELNIIKKVKLAAEVKIESVHYIRSIPQEKSKKKPNKNECKGIFAIGSSEGGYGALLKIIPQIVPDLPVALLVVIYADSQHVDAFAGYLDSHSFVKVRRAKDGDAIKGGVCYLCSGEEYVTVHSSGNRYNLQISLSPFSERRGSVNMLMFSVAEVMKNRAVGVILSGSGDDGAEGLGEVVRVGGRAIVQDPKCCLFREMPCAAIDKCKHPLIIPDVKIAEKINALSRNHLNRNN; the protein is encoded by the coding sequence ATGAGTGATCCGTATAAACTTTTAATAGTCGATGATTCTAGGTTAATCCGCAGAGCTGTTTCAAATATTTTTAAGGATCAGGATAAGTTTCAGGTGGTGGGAGAGGCCGGCAATGGCAGGGAAGCTTTGGAGCTTCTACCCAAGTTGAATCCTGACGTGGTTACTCTGGATATAAATATGCCTGTCATGGACGGGCTTACCACATTGAAACACATTATGATTAAGAGTCCAACACCCACGGTTATGCTAAGTTCGTTGACTCAGGAAGGAGCGTCGGTGACATTTGACGCGTTAAAATACGGGGCGATCGATTTTATTCCAAAACCATCCAAAACAAATGGAAACAGTCTCGGAGAGCAGGAACTGAATATAATTAAGAAGGTAAAGCTTGCAGCCGAAGTTAAGATTGAATCGGTCCATTATATTAGATCGATTCCCCAAGAAAAGTCAAAAAAGAAACCGAATAAAAATGAGTGCAAAGGTATTTTTGCAATCGGTTCGTCCGAGGGCGGATACGGCGCACTCTTAAAAATTATACCACAAATTGTTCCTGATCTTCCGGTTGCACTGCTGGTAGTTATTTATGCAGATTCGCAGCATGTGGATGCTTTTGCAGGCTATCTTGACAGCCATAGTTTTGTAAAAGTTAGGCGGGCAAAAGATGGAGATGCCATCAAAGGGGGTGTTTGTTATCTTTGCTCAGGTGAGGAGTATGTGACGGTTCATTCGTCGGGCAATAGGTATAATTTACAGATAAGCCTTTCTCCTTTTTCAGAGAGAAGAGGTTCTGTAAATATGCTTATGTTTTCTGTGGCAGAGGTCATGAAAAACCGTGCGGTTGGCGTAATACTTTCAGGCTCCGGTGATGACGGGGCAGAGGGACTTGGCGAGGTTGTCAGAGTGGGGGGAAGAGCCATTGTTCAGGATCCGAAATGTTGTTTGTTTAGAGAGATGCCCTGTGCCGCCATCGATAAATGCAAACACCCGCTAATTATACCGGATGTGAAGATCGCCGAAAAGATCAATGCGTTGAGCCGCAACCATCTTAACAGGAACAATTAA
- a CDS encoding TrkH family potassium uptake protein produces MRWRYILNITGILTLFLGFTMVFPLFVGLYYQDQSVFPVLKSMGITILFGFIFHILFRSEKTNSISQREGMAIVAMGWTAAGLFGALPFYIGTDFSFIDAFFESVSGFTTTGSSIIANIESQSKGLLFWRSFIQWLGGMGIIVLSLAILPFLGLGGMQLYKAEVPSPVPDKLKPRIRDTARLLWKVYALISMAEVILLMLGGMDLYHALCHTFTTMPTGGFSTQNTSIAHFNSVYFDIIFIVFMLLAGINFSLHYQMLKGKPLAFWRDSECRFFFGGVILLTAVVSFNIYGSVYEKVGEAIRYGAFQVVSIVTTTGYATADYEKWPAMSQFILLICMFLGASAGSTGGGVKCLRVMLCFKFCYKELFSIIHPRAVTHIKIGGKTVPEDVMRSILGFLALYIGIFALSSVLLAGLGVDLVTSFGAVAACIGNIGPGFGMVGPAENFSQIPYLGKWLLIWCMLLGRLEIFTVIIFLVPEFWRK; encoded by the coding sequence ATGCGCTGGCGTTATATTCTGAATATTACGGGAATATTGACCCTTTTTTTGGGATTCACCATGGTCTTCCCGCTGTTTGTCGGTCTGTATTACCAGGATCAAAGTGTGTTCCCTGTTTTAAAGTCAATGGGGATCACCATCCTTTTCGGTTTCATATTTCATATTCTTTTCAGAAGCGAAAAAACCAACTCTATCAGCCAGCGTGAAGGTATGGCGATTGTGGCCATGGGATGGACGGCTGCCGGTCTGTTTGGCGCACTTCCGTTTTATATCGGAACCGACTTTAGTTTTATCGATGCCTTTTTTGAATCGGTGTCAGGTTTTACCACCACCGGATCTTCGATTATAGCCAATATTGAGTCTCAATCCAAAGGACTTCTTTTCTGGCGAAGCTTTATTCAATGGCTGGGTGGAATGGGTATTATTGTCCTGTCGTTGGCGATTCTTCCTTTTTTAGGGCTGGGAGGAATGCAACTTTATAAGGCGGAAGTACCAAGCCCTGTTCCCGACAAACTGAAACCCCGCATCAGGGATACGGCCAGGCTTCTCTGGAAGGTTTATGCGCTTATTTCAATGGCAGAAGTCATCCTCCTCATGCTGGGAGGCATGGACTTATATCATGCACTGTGTCATACTTTTACAACCATGCCCACCGGTGGCTTTTCAACTCAAAATACTTCCATCGCTCATTTTAACAGCGTTTATTTTGACATCATATTTATTGTATTTATGCTGTTGGCAGGTATCAATTTTTCTCTTCATTACCAGATGCTAAAGGGAAAGCCGCTTGCTTTCTGGCGCGATTCGGAATGCCGGTTTTTTTTCGGAGGGGTGATTCTCCTGACTGCCGTTGTGAGTTTCAATATTTATGGCAGTGTATATGAGAAGGTTGGAGAGGCCATACGTTATGGCGCTTTTCAAGTGGTATCGATTGTGACCACCACGGGCTATGCCACAGCGGACTATGAAAAATGGCCGGCCATGTCCCAGTTTATTCTTTTAATATGTATGTTTTTAGGTGCTTCAGCCGGTTCCACCGGGGGAGGGGTAAAATGCCTCAGGGTGATGCTCTGTTTTAAGTTTTGTTATAAGGAACTATTTTCCATCATTCATCCCCGTGCGGTGACCCATATAAAAATAGGCGGAAAAACAGTGCCTGAAGATGTGATGAGAAGCATCCTGGGTTTTCTTGCACTTTACATTGGGATATTTGCGTTAAGCTCGGTTCTTCTTGCCGGTTTAGGGGTTGATCTGGTGACATCTTTTGGTGCGGTTGCCGCCTGTATTGGGAATATCGGCCCGGGGTTCGGGATGGTGGGCCCTGCAGAAAATTTTTCGCAGATACCCTATCTGGGCAAATGGCTGCTGATATGGTGCATGCTTTTAGGGAGGCTGGAGATATTTACGGTAATTATTTTTCTGGTCCCCGAATTTTGGCGCAAATAA
- the trkA gene encoding Trk system potassium transporter TrkA yields the protein MKIVVVGAGEVGFYIASHLADENKNVVVIDKDDGALRRVSDNIDVQVLKGSGSSPVVLAEAGIESAEIFLAVTNSDEANLVSCLVADIISPTTKKLARIRNADYDGYHENFKKYAPHIDTVINPEIEVVKTIDRLMSVPGAADVGEFADGRIKFIGIYLDQGAGLSGVKLSDLPEKTGGKRPLIAAIVRDEELIIPRGNDRLMAGDLVYFISEADKLSDTLGVFDKHAQPLRRVLIVGGGRIGFRLAALLEEKPIHSKIIEIKPERCTELAEKLNRAVVLCGDGSDQGILSEENIQDTDFVITLTDDEETNILTSLLTKRMGARKSIARISKFSYFPLMKAIGIEQVVSPRLSAINTILQHIRKGKVLSSISIKGEQAEVMEAVALETSDIVGKPLKDISFPKGAMVAGIIRKDEIIIPSGESVIMPDDKVIIFARRKAVSKIEKILAVKLEYF from the coding sequence TTGAAAATCGTGGTTGTGGGCGCAGGTGAAGTTGGTTTTTATATCGCCAGCCATCTTGCCGACGAGAATAAAAATGTGGTGGTGATTGATAAGGACGATGGGGCCCTGCGCCGCGTGTCGGATAATATAGATGTCCAGGTGTTGAAGGGCTCCGGAAGCAGTCCGGTGGTATTGGCGGAAGCAGGCATCGAAAGCGCCGAGATATTTCTGGCAGTCACCAACAGCGATGAAGCAAACCTTGTTTCCTGTCTGGTGGCGGACATTATTTCTCCCACCACCAAAAAACTGGCACGTATCCGCAATGCGGATTATGATGGATATCATGAAAATTTTAAAAAATATGCACCCCACATCGATACGGTGATCAATCCTGAGATTGAAGTGGTAAAAACCATTGACCGCCTGATGAGTGTGCCGGGTGCGGCCGATGTGGGGGAATTTGCCGATGGCCGCATCAAATTTATCGGGATCTACCTTGACCAGGGCGCCGGGCTTTCCGGGGTAAAACTTTCAGATCTTCCCGAAAAAACAGGGGGGAAACGGCCGCTGATTGCTGCCATTGTTCGTGATGAAGAGTTGATTATCCCGCGGGGGAATGATCGACTGATGGCAGGAGACCTGGTCTATTTTATAAGTGAAGCCGATAAGCTGTCAGATACCCTAGGTGTTTTTGATAAGCATGCTCAGCCCCTGCGCCGTGTTTTGATTGTGGGAGGGGGGCGAATCGGATTTCGTCTGGCCGCACTTCTGGAAGAAAAGCCGATTCACAGCAAAATCATTGAAATTAAGCCCGAACGGTGCACCGAGCTGGCAGAAAAATTAAACCGGGCAGTGGTCCTTTGTGGAGACGGGTCGGATCAGGGAATTCTTTCGGAAGAGAATATACAGGATACTGATTTTGTCATCACCCTTACCGATGATGAAGAAACCAACATTTTAACTTCACTTTTAACAAAACGGATGGGGGCCCGAAAATCCATTGCTAGAATCAGCAAATTCAGCTATTTCCCCTTGATGAAAGCCATCGGTATTGAGCAGGTGGTGAGCCCCAGACTTTCGGCCATTAATACGATTTTGCAGCACATCCGAAAGGGTAAGGTGCTTTCCTCCATATCCATCAAAGGGGAACAGGCTGAGGTCATGGAAGCGGTGGCGCTGGAAACATCCGATATTGTGGGCAAGCCCTTAAAAGACATTTCATTTCCCAAAGGAGCCATGGTTGCCGGAATAATAAGGAAAGATGAAATTATTATTCCTTCCGGGGAAAGTGTCATTATGCCGGATGACAAGGTCATTATTTTTGCCAGAAGAAAAGCGGTTTCCAAAATTGAAAAAATTCTTGCGGTAAAACTAGAGTATTTTTAG
- a CDS encoding energy-coupling factor transporter transmembrane component T produces the protein MAELTVLSYHCGKSMLHQLDVRFKLFSLVLVSLTVIQADHAALFIISLMLITVLLYIRFPLRSSLMDLRYFFILMILIFFARAFSTTGSALVEWRFIVLSQQGVYEAAMVCWRLLLVVFFSLSFVLSTRPSEIKAAVEWFLLPFPFIPRKRIAVMMSLILRFMPVIYTQVKDTADAQRARGIEARKNPLFRLIKLLIPVIRRTFDGADDLALAMEARCFSEHRTDPVLSASGKDWVALFIIVCLCSVAVVL, from the coding sequence ATGGCTGAGCTGACGGTTTTAAGCTATCACTGCGGAAAATCAATGTTGCACCAACTTGATGTTCGGTTTAAGCTTTTTTCCCTGGTATTAGTCAGTTTGACGGTTATTCAAGCAGACCATGCGGCACTATTTATTATCAGTTTGATGCTTATCACGGTTTTGCTTTACATACGTTTTCCCCTACGATCGTCTTTAATGGACCTAAGGTATTTTTTCATTTTGATGATTTTGATATTTTTTGCCCGGGCATTTTCCACTACAGGATCCGCTTTGGTCGAGTGGCGGTTTATCGTTCTTTCCCAACAGGGTGTTTATGAGGCCGCGATGGTCTGCTGGCGTCTTTTACTGGTGGTTTTTTTCAGCCTGTCATTTGTGTTAAGCACCCGGCCTTCAGAAATAAAGGCCGCCGTTGAATGGTTTTTACTTCCTTTTCCTTTTATTCCGCGGAAAAGGATTGCCGTGATGATGAGTTTGATTTTGAGATTTATGCCGGTGATTTATACGCAGGTAAAAGATACGGCGGATGCCCAGCGGGCAAGGGGTATCGAAGCTAGAAAAAATCCGCTATTCCGCTTGATAAAACTGCTAATCCCGGTGATCCGGCGTACTTTTGATGGTGCAGATGACCTGGCACTGGCCATGGAGGCGAGATGCTTTTCTGAACACAGGACAGATCCGGTACTTTCGGCCTCAGGAAAAGATTGGGTTGCACTTTTCATTATCGTATGCTTGTGTTCAGTGGCCGTGGTACTATGA
- a CDS encoding ATP-binding cassette domain-containing protein: MNIIEIKNMTHRFVDGTVGLDGINLSICEGEFIVIGGQNGSGKTTLLKHLNGLLLPTQGTVLLEGLEVSRHIKKARQMVGMVFQNADSQIVGETVYADVAFGPENFCLDRQEIDKRVSTALVSVDLTQHADKSPHLLSGGEKRRLSIAGILAMEPKIIVFDEPFSSLDYPGVRQVLKQIVSLHHSGHTIIVTTHDIEKVIAHANRLLIMQDGKVARDGVPAEIMRDAEMFGVKMPCATRLGMEVVSWLS, encoded by the coding sequence GTGAACATTATCGAAATAAAAAATATGACTCACCGTTTTGTAGACGGTACTGTTGGACTAGACGGAATCAACCTTTCAATCTGTGAAGGAGAGTTCATCGTTATCGGAGGGCAAAACGGTAGTGGCAAAACCACCCTTTTAAAACATTTAAACGGCCTTCTTCTGCCAACCCAGGGGACGGTTTTACTAGAAGGACTCGAGGTATCACGCCATATTAAAAAGGCAAGGCAAATGGTCGGCATGGTATTCCAAAATGCCGACAGCCAAATTGTGGGAGAAACGGTATATGCGGATGTGGCATTTGGCCCGGAGAATTTTTGCCTTGACCGGCAGGAGATAGATAAAAGAGTTTCAACCGCCCTGGTATCGGTTGATTTGACACAGCACGCAGACAAAAGTCCTCATTTGCTTTCGGGTGGTGAGAAAAGGCGGCTATCGATTGCAGGCATTCTTGCCATGGAGCCGAAAATTATCGTTTTTGATGAACCTTTTTCCAGCCTTGACTATCCCGGAGTCAGACAGGTGCTAAAACAGATTGTATCTTTGCATCATTCAGGACACACCATTATTGTGACCACTCACGATATTGAAAAGGTGATTGCCCATGCAAATCGACTGTTGATCATGCAGGATGGAAAGGTGGCCAGGGACGGGGTGCCTGCTGAAATAATGCGGGATGCAGAAATGTTCGGGGTAAAAATGCCATGCGCGACCCGACTGGGGATGGAGGTTGTCTCATGGCTGAGCTGA
- a CDS encoding biotin transporter BioY, with product MQLRMTVYASLLAALTAAGAYLSIPIGPVPIILQNMFVMLSGLLLGSRWGLASVGVYLLAGACGLPVFSGGLGGISRMVGPTGGYLLGYLPAVYVIGLITEKVKQNMVFDVIAMSCGCIIIYLCGVTWLKILTGMTVSKTLAVGMYPFLIGDALKIAAAAAIAKSLRPVIMRN from the coding sequence ATGCAACTTCGAATGACGGTATATGCCTCTTTGCTCGCCGCTTTAACCGCAGCCGGGGCATATCTGTCCATACCGATCGGGCCGGTTCCAATTATTTTGCAAAATATGTTTGTCATGCTTTCCGGTCTTTTGCTCGGAAGCAGGTGGGGTCTTGCCAGTGTTGGTGTATACCTTTTAGCCGGGGCGTGCGGACTGCCTGTTTTTTCCGGTGGTCTTGGGGGAATTTCACGCATGGTCGGACCTACCGGTGGATATCTTTTAGGATATCTTCCTGCGGTATACGTCATCGGCCTTATCACGGAAAAAGTAAAGCAAAATATGGTTTTTGATGTAATTGCAATGAGTTGTGGTTGTATTATTATTTATCTATGTGGGGTGACATGGCTAAAGATCCTGACCGGCATGACTGTTTCAAAAACTCTGGCAGTGGGGATGTATCCATTCTTAATCGGTGACGCATTAAAGATTGCAGCTGCTGCGGCTATTGCAAAGTCACTGCGGCCGGTAATAATGAGGAATTGA
- a CDS encoding biotin--[acetyl-CoA-carboxylase] ligase: MKGRILSILQQKKGVVSGEKLSSQLGISRVSIWKHMNKLQEFGYDIITTSKGYQLAGSPDVLFPWEFPQREPKIQYFPKVTSTMDIAGNLARKGSPDFTVVIAECQTKGRGRLKRTWYSSQGGLYFTIILRPPISPVLSPRINFAASLALVRVLRKLYGVDAMVKWPNDILCDGKKVSGMLSEMEAEGDMVTFINVGMGINVNNDPEKKEPGATSLKKMIGRQLTRKKLLSEFLDEFEKTVQLNTLEKTISRWKKCNTTIGRRVKIVTNREVSAGLAIDVDDNGALVLELENGSIKKIIYGDCFHQI; this comes from the coding sequence ATGAAAGGACGCATCCTTAGTATCTTACAACAAAAAAAGGGAGTTGTTTCCGGGGAGAAACTCAGTTCCCAGCTGGGGATTTCAAGGGTGTCCATCTGGAAACATATGAATAAGCTTCAGGAATTTGGATATGATATCATCACCACCTCAAAGGGATATCAACTTGCAGGATCCCCTGACGTTCTTTTTCCATGGGAATTTCCCCAAAGGGAACCAAAGATTCAATATTTTCCTAAAGTGACTTCTACCATGGACATCGCCGGAAATCTTGCCAGAAAAGGGAGTCCTGATTTTACTGTGGTGATTGCCGAATGTCAGACAAAGGGAAGAGGGCGGTTAAAAAGGACCTGGTATTCATCCCAAGGAGGTCTGTATTTTACAATTATTCTAAGGCCTCCGATATCCCCGGTCCTAAGCCCGAGGATAAACTTTGCCGCTTCTCTGGCCCTGGTCAGGGTATTGCGCAAATTATACGGCGTGGATGCCATGGTAAAATGGCCCAACGATATTCTATGTGATGGAAAAAAGGTTTCAGGTATGCTCTCTGAAATGGAAGCGGAAGGGGATATGGTTACCTTTATAAACGTAGGCATGGGAATCAATGTGAATAATGATCCAGAAAAAAAAGAACCGGGGGCCACATCATTAAAAAAAATGATCGGAAGACAGCTAACCAGAAAAAAACTTCTGTCCGAATTTTTAGATGAATTTGAAAAAACAGTTCAGCTGAATACACTGGAAAAGACGATATCCAGGTGGAAAAAGTGCAACACCACTATCGGTCGACGGGTAAAAATAGTCACCAACCGGGAGGTTTCCGCAGGCTTGGCAATCGATGTGGATGACAACGGTGCATTGGTTCTGGAACTGGAAAACGGATCCATAAAAAAAATTATTTACGGAGACTGCTTTCATCAAATATGA